GTCTGCATCGCGCACGTGCCGGACTTCTGCTACGACGAGGTGGCCGACTCGGCGTGGGCGCTGCTGCTGGCCGTGGCGCGCAAGCTGCCGGAAGCGGGCCGCCGCGTCCGCAGCGGCGAATGGGTGCCCAACAACCTGCTGCCCGTGCACTCGCTGCGCGGCCGCACCCTCGGCCTGGTGGCGTTTGGGCACATCGGCCGCAAGGTCGCGGAGCGGGGCCGCGCGTTCGGCATGCGGATCGTCGCCGCGGATCCATACGTGGACCAGGCGGCGATGGCCAAGGAGGGCGCGGAGAAGGTGTCGCTGGAAGAGCTGCTCGCCCGCGCGGACGTCGTCTCGCTGCACACGCCGCTCACGCCCGAGACGCGCGGCCTCATGAACGCCGCGGCGTTCGCGCGGATGAAGCCGGGCGCGATCCTTCTTAACACCTCGCGTGGCCCCGTCGTGGACGAACCGGCGCTGATCGAGGCCCTGCGCTCGGGCCGCCTCGCCGGCGCCGGGCTGGACGTGCTTCAGCAGGAGCC
This genomic interval from bacterium contains the following:
- a CDS encoding C-terminal binding protein: MAEQPQIVLWMEGERGPRFSLDAGAIEAAGGVTRFVTCRTDAERAEAVADARVLVAAHVKVTADLYRAGKGLAGVIRTGIGLDTVDVPAATQQGVCIAHVPDFCYDEVADSAWALLLAVARKLPEAGRRVRSGEWVPNNLLPVHSLRGRTLGLVAFGHIGRKVAERGRAFGMRIVAADPYVDQAAMAKEGAEKVSLEELLARADVVSLHTPLTPETRGLMNAAAFARMKPGAILLNTSRGPVVDEPALIEALRSGRLAGAGLDVLQQEPPATDNPLFTMENVVLSPHSSSTTVEALEDLARKVNMQIVQMLRGEWPAYLANKAVRTQPNVRLTAGRVAAS